The following nucleotide sequence is from Podospora bellae-mahoneyi strain CBS 112042 chromosome 1 map unlocalized CBS112042p_1, whole genome shotgun sequence.
CACGAAACCTGTCCCTGTCCAAGTCCAGACGGTCGCGATGCGGAACGCGTAACAATCTACTTGCtgcgaagaaaaaaagaacgaaaaaaaaacatctcAAGGAGGGctcccccctctttcttcctttttgcATCTTGACCACTACCTGTGCATGAGAAAGCTCCACTCTGGGCATTCTTTACTTTCTCCAGTCTTCTTGCCCCGAGTTGAGGAGCCGCTCTTCTCGTCTCCCCTCTTTTACGTCCCCGAGATCGCCGGTTGTtgtgttttctcttttttttctattCTGCCGGTTCTCTCTTCTGCCGGTTCTCTCTTCCGCCGGTTCTCTCTTCCGCCGGTTCTCTCTTCCAGCCGGAAAGGGCCTCTCTTCAGCAGTAAGGGAGCACAACAACAGGCGCGACGCAAGTGTCTGCGAGAAGCCATCTCCCAGCACAAATCAACGAAGAACACGCCGCCATAAACCCCGTCGTAACCTCGACTCCTCTTCCCGACCGTaaacaaccacaactccTCCCGCTGACGAAGCCGCTTCCGAGCGCACCTTTTACCGACCATGGTCTACGTCCGTCAAGAGCGGCTCCCGGCCCTCAAGCAATACAAGTACTCCTCGGTCGACCACTCCCTCGTCTCGAAATATATCCTCAAGCCCTTTTACACCAACGTCGTGATCAAACTGTTCCCCCTGTCCATGGCCCCCAACCTGATCACCCTGACGGGCTTCATGTTTGTCGTCGCCAACTTTTTGACCCTGCTCTGGTACAACCCCACGCTTGACCAAGACTGCCCGTCGTGGGTGTACTACTCCTGGGCTGCCGGCCTCTTCCTCTACCAGACCTTTGACGCCGTCGACGGGACCCAGGCAAGAAGGACGAAGCAGTCTGGCCCGCTGGGCGAGCTGTTCGATCACGGCGTTGACGCGCTGAACACGAGCTTGGAGGTGCTGATTTTTGCGGCGTCGCAGAACATGGGGCAGTCTTGGAAGACGGTCGCGACGCTGTTTGCGAGTTTGTTGACGTTTTATGTCCAGACCTGGGATGAGTACCACACCAAGACTCTGACGCTCGGGATTGTCAACgggccggtggaggggatttTGATTTTGGTGGGAGTGTATGCCTTGACGGGTTACAAGGGAGGGGCGAGTTTCTGGCAGCAGGGGATGCTGGCTGCTGTCGGAATCCCGCAGGAGATTTTGGGCCTGACGATCCCGGAGGGGGTTTACAACATGAACTTTACCGAGTGGTACATGGTTCAGGGAACGGTTGTGTTGGTTTACAACACTGTCGAGTCGGCGAGGAATGTGAttcgggcgaggagggcgaagGGGGACAAGTCGCGGTATGCTCTGGTCGGGCTGGGACCATTCTTCGCGGCATGGGGGCTGATTGTGGCTTATCTGTGGTTGCAGCcggggattttgagggggcaTTTGGTTCCTTTTGCGCTGTTTGCCGGGTTGGTGAATGCGTATAGCGTGGGACAGATGATCACGGCGCATTTAGTCAAGTTGGATTTCCCCTACTGGAACGTCATGGTCATCCCTCTGGgctttggggtggtggattcgCTTGGACCGTTGCTGCTGAAGCATAGCCCTATTCCTGGCCTGGGGTGGCCAAGTGCCCTCGGGGATGGGGTGTATCAGGTTGCGTACATGTTCTGCATGCtggggatggcggtgggTGTGTATGGGAGTTTTGTGGTGGATGTGATTGTGACGATTTGCGACTACTTGGACATTTGGTGCTTGACGATTAAGCACCCGTATGttcctgaggaggaggacgagagcAACggggagttgaagaagaagaattgagcggggaggggaaagtGAAGTTGAACtcggtgggttgggaggtggaaggggcgAGACAAGAAGACGGAAACTGGGCTATCCTAATGGTATACACAGGAAGAGGCACATGGTGGCGTATGAGGGAGGCGGTTTGAGAACCATTTTCGTTTTGGCCTGATCAGTTTGACCGGCAAAACATTGCAACACAACAACATGACGATTTGATACCTCTCTGTAGTTttattttcatttttttATGACGAATCTGGCTTTGGTGTTTCATGGAAGGGTATATATAGATGGATAGCTTAGCTTAGCTTAGTTTAGCTTAGCTTAGCCTTTGcttggaggcgagggagaaacGGTCATTTTGAACAACTTCATTATCTCAACGCTTGCATAGTGGTCCGCCTTTTGTCTTTTGTGCCCACAGTAAGCTTTAACCCACAAGGCCCTCGTAACCAGATATCCAAGAGTTTTTCAATTTTCAAATCATCCCTATCTAGTGAGATCGAAAGCCACTTCAAAACATCATTTGAGATTCAATACATGCCCAGCTTTGGATCGGCAATATCCAAACACAAAGCATGGAGGAACGAAGTTCAAAAAGAATGCGAGTGCCTCTCCCCTGCTCCCACCCATATTCACAATGTTGAactttataaaaaaaaagaaataaaaaaagaaaaaagaaaaaagaaaaaaaagaatccAACCCAATAAACGCCCCTGATTTACCCTCTTGCCCAACCACATACCGTCCAGCCCAACCATCGTGCTCTCCCGAAAAACCGCTGCCAACCGACCCATAACCCGGGACCCCTTATAACGCCAAAAAGCTCAACCCAGTTCGTTTTTAGTGTACTGTGTGATATATGCTGGGTGACAGACTGATTTTCTTGCGTGTACGTAAAGAGAGTTGGGTGTTGTGTCGGTCATAATCTTCGTAAAAAACTCGGCAAATCATACAACGCTGTTGAATCAAAGAAGCTCGTCGCTCCCACTGGCCACACTCTGCTCGATGGCCATGAGAATGGCCCTTTCCTCAAACACAGGGCCTTGGCCATCGCACTTGGCCAGAGGCTTGATCCGTTCGCTGACTGCTCCGATATCAACCAGTCCACGCCGGAAGAGATCATGGCTGATGATTAGCTCCCACGTTGCGCCTGCAGCGAGAAGACGTTCGCCGCTGTCACTGGTCACTATCCTGTGGCTTGGAGTCTTGTTGGCGTGGTTCTGGAGGACGTTGGAGTAAAAGTCGGTTGGGTTGTACGACATGGGACCTGTCACGACTGGTGAGGCGCTGTTCCTGCCGGGCGACCCACCACCGTTAGTATTGGATGTCGCCCGCAGGATCTCGAGCTCGGTCATCTTCTGCTGCAGTTCCTTCTTTAGGCGCTCATTCTCGGTCGCCGTCTCCTGCTCCCTTTGCTCGGTTTGTTGCAGGCGGTTTTCGAGGTCCTTGACGTGGCGTTCCTTGCGCTCGCGGAAGGCTCGTTGACTACAGACAAGGTCAGCAAGGCCGTGTGCATCAATGACGGGACGGGGCCGCAAGCACAGCGGACATCCCGTCCAATGTGTTCATCCTGGGAGCCGACAGGATGGTTGGTGCAACAAAGGACGGAGCCGGAGTGTCACATACGCTGCACGGTTTTGAGCTTTGCGCCTCGACTGGGCTGGGGTCAGGTCATCCTCTTCCGAATTGGACCCTTGTTGCCGACGGCTCTGCTCGTCAAAGTCTATCGTGGAGAGAGGCAGGATCTCAACGGTAGGGGGCCGCGCCTGCGGGACGGCGCCATTGATGGGGCCCGGCTGCACAGGTGCAGGAATGGGAGCCTGACCCGGCGGCGTGGGTGGACCCGGGAAGGTCTGCGCAGGATTGAATTGGACGTAGTTGTCGAAGTTCTGGAACTGCTCATGAGGGATGCCGTTGGGGTATTGCTCGTAGACCTCCTGAGTAATCATTGTGTAAGCCTCTCGTACGCAACGGCCAATGCGCGCTACTGCCCACGGATGGCGGGCAAATGCGGAGACCATAAGACCAGACAGCCACACAAAAGCGAGCCCAAGCCCGGCCTGTCGGAGTACAACAAGCTGGacgcttcctcttcctcgtcctcgtcctctcctcttcctcctcttcgtccctGCGCCGTCCAGACTTCAGACCGAAATGCAACCTACcggaggtgaggtggtgttgaagtcGTCCGACGCTACCGATGTGGAATGCGCCGGAgtgaggggaggagggatccCCATGAATTGGTAGGGCTGAGAGCCACCAAAGTACGCGGTATGTGTGAAATCCATAGCGGCCGTTGTCCGTTGAAGAGTAGAGATCACGCTATCCGCTTAGACTAGTATATAAGAGATGTGTCTGGTGCAGCGCgcgcgagagagagagagagagagagaaaggagCGAACTTGGTAGTGTCTGGTGcgggatgatgggatgatCAGCAGCGAAGTCGCAGCAGGTTGATCATTGATGGCTGGCCTGAAAAAAAGGGCGGGGAACTCCAATAAGTTTATcgaggggacggggacggacAGGGGTACACGCACACGGAGGGGTGGAGACCGCAGTGTGCGGTGGGGAATTACAACAGCGCGCTAAAGTGGTCCAGTCCAGTCGAGGTCGCTGTGCCCGAGACCCCCAGTTGAAGCTGCCCCTCCATGGCCAGAAAGGTACGTTTTCATTGCAGCCTCCTCCGTGAACAAACGCGTGCCGCGCCCTCGCCAGTCTCGCTCATCCCtaacccctcccctcccccatcggACGAAGGACCCAGACACATGAGATCGAAATCGTGGAGCTCTGCCGCAGATTGAAACTTGTGCCACGCACGCGGAACCTGGCGACATGCTCTTATCGGCAAGGCATTTGCAGCACTCTACCATAGTACGACGAAGCTGGCTACGTTGGCTGACTGGACGCGGACAAGTCAGGGCCTCGGGCAGGATGGTCAGCTGGAACCTTGAGCAATGTCGAGTCCTGAGGTGGGCTCCCTCTCTCACATATTAAGGtagcaacctggaagttcTATGCAGAAACGACAACGACTAcgacagcatcaccaacactcAGGACGCGGGTCCTAACACAGGACTTTCTCCAGATGCGAAGCTGATCTGATCCGTGCGAGCCTACGGTGTGATTCAAAggcaaccaaccaacccacaGCAGTCAGCAGACCGGCGGCCTACAATCCCATTCTCAGCGAGATTCACAGAGCTTTGCGTTTTTCAGCCCAGTTGTCTCACAAGCAACGCTAAGCTTTGAAGGATACGGCATACTTCCCCGAAACCATACAGATCATTTGATCCATTGAAGACAGGCCAAGTATTTGCTCTTCATGTTATCCGCCGTCACCGAGCAACACAGGGGGTTGTCAAGTTGGACACCCAGGCATATTCGCTTCTACCAAAACCAATCATGCCTAGACTGTGCTAACCACGGCATGAGAAGGAACCCGTACGTGCAACAAACTAGGAGACCGCTCATCAAGCACGGCAGCTTCGCGGAGCCACATGGCACAGTCCACAACTTGCGCCATTATTCTGCCGTCCTCAGACACTGCTCAACTCCCGGGATGACTCGAGTATGAACCTGGATAGCAGTCGTGCCACAAAGTCTCCGTTGTTGACCCGAGAGCGCGCAGCTATCTTGGACATCCTTGTGCGATTCCAGAAGCTCGCACAGTTCCTCACAGCAGTCGTGTGTGCTACAAAGCCCCACGCTCGAGCTTGAGTCCTCGAGGGGGTGGCCCAGCTGGCGCAACCAGGTGACTGAACCCGGGGAACGGGGCTTCATGGATGTTGTTTGGCTGCCCGGTGCACCAGGATTGCCTTCCTTCACCCCCCAGAGTCACTTGTGGTCTGTGCTTTGATCCGTCTGGACAGCTTTACACTTCTTTGATATATGCTTCCCCAGTTCGGCGGTTCTTCTCAAAACTGCATTGTCTCCCTCGATGCCCAAACAAACTAACCCCGTCTCCTCCGTCAGCTCTTTCCGAGCTGTGCTTCCCACCCTCGAAAAAGCAGTATTCTTCGAGAAGCTGCAAGAGCCCGAAACACTCCAAACTGCTATTCGTCAATAACTACTCCCAAGTGTTTCGAACAGCGTCGTTGTGTGGCTTGCAGCTGACCAccaggggaagggggaggctTCAGTCGGCACAATTTCTGCCAGGAAAATCGTGCAACAGGACCGGGTGCCTCCGATCTGACAACCTGGAGGTTCGAGCTTCAACATAGACCTATCACAGCGGTTGAACAAATGGTATCTGGTGGAGGGCGCGGCTCCTCACTGCTCACGCAATTTTTTGGCTCGTTCGGGAGCAGGGCTTGGCTTGGCTTATACGCCGCACCCATGCGTCGCCGACTTCTCTTGAGCATGCACCCAAAGCACAGATCCGCACCTTATTTGAGCCAGAATCGCCGATATGTGGTTCCCCTCTCTTTTGCTGTGCAGGTGGCGTTTTGGTCGTTGTGCGTTGTGTCGTTCCCCACCTTCAACCTGGACCGTTTTCTGGCTTTGGTTTGTGTGAACGAATCGggacctccccccttcactGCCGTTTGCGGTGAGCCAAGCGGAGAACTCCGTCACTAGTTCCCGGTCTGATTCGGGGCGTTGTTGTCCAGCCTTCATTGAACAGGGGCGGAAAATGTACACGCACACAAAACATGCCCGTACAGATGACCACATACATGGCCAGCAATTCAAGCTGCCATCTTCTTTTATCAGGATCTGTGGATCACCCAAGAAAGGCTACCTGCAAGGTGAGTCAGCAGAGGTGCAATAGACCGCTGTCCAGAGCTTGGCAGCGTCAGCCAGAAGCTTCTTCTGGATATCTCTTCGTAGTATTGCTAGTCCAAGACATGATATTGCCATCTACTCAAGTCCAAAAAGAAAGGGGGCCGAGAGCAGTCCAGGAACACATTATGTTAACAAAAAGGTAGGATTTGGACCCAGATGCCTCTCTCAGGTTGAGCCTCATGTTGTCAGATTTGGAGATGTCTTGTGATGGAAAGCCGGGTAACGGCACCGAATAACTACCGCATATTTTCCAGAGGAGACATAGGGTCCATAGGACTCGTATCTTCTTCTAACGGCCTGCCTTGTACAGACTGAACTTATTTGTTTATGCCCTCCGAACAGTAATCATGAGATGGCTCACCCGcggcctccctcccctccgtcacAGATACAGAGATGCCAAGCATCTGACATACATACAGACAGGCAGAGGTCCATCTCACATTTTGCCTTGGCGAGTGTACCGCGCCCGCTCGTGATATTAAGCTCGTgtgggtgggagtgggatgcTGCAAGTCAGCCCTAAATAAACGATGAAAAGACTCGGCAGGGTGTAGGCATCACTTTGGACCCCTGGGGTATGGTCTGTTGGCTGGAATAAAAGGGCCTGACGCCACAAGAGCCCCAACCCGCGGCAGCGTCATGATAGGCGAGCTTCAGCTCAGGGGCACCTGAGACGGCTCCGGAGGGTGGTGACCCTAGGCAGCGCGATATGGTGATGCTTGGTTGGATCACTCATCCTTTATTGCTGTTCTTTCTGCCGAGAGAGAAGGTTCATCGTGGTGGAGGCAGGCAGCTGCACGTCAGATCCTTacttgttgtggtggtttgggcgCGATTGGATGGAAGCTTGAGAAGTTTTGAGAGATCCCATGCTatggtgtggttgggggCCGAGAGGCCCTCAGAATAACTTTTGTACAGGGAGGTCttgacggcggtggtgtgatGGTTACCAGCACGAGTTGGGTGGGATAGATACTATCTGCTTCTGACGTGATTCCGAACCGGTGTACATGATGCATACTGTATTCATATATCAACAAGACCAGATGATGTGAGTCGGTAAAATATAGTAAGGTTCTGACTTCACGAAGACCAATGATGAAATCAACGAGCATGGTTGCCGCAGGTGAGCATGGAGATGAGGGATAATTCAGAAATGAGGCTTAAAGACATGGTGAAATTCCTGTATGGTTTGACGTCGTTCCTGTCAACTCGAGAGAGACATCTAAGTCTTGTACGGTAATCTCGTCATCTTGGACGCTGGTCTTGTTGTCGTGAGGCATGGAAGGTATCTTATACCATACTAATGATATCATGGACGAGCCTTGTGCTCAAGTTAATCTGTCTGAAAGGCAATTTCTATTCACGAGTCATGAGAGTTTTGCGAAGCCTTTGGGGACAAACTTAAGTTGCTGTAATGCAAGTGAGACACGGCTTTCCATATGCCTACTTCTCTTAGCAAAGCCTGTTTAAATTCACCtacccacctacctacctaccaggTAAGCAGCAGAGAAAACCCTCAGTCTAATTGGCCTCAGGGACGCCAGATTGGCCTGCAAATGATGCTGGTCCCTGTGTTGAAGACAATCCGCAGAGCTTCGGGAACTTCGGGAGAATCGTAGCGAAGTATGAGGGAGGACTGTATCTTCCAgcgtggtgttgtggtggagtTTTGTCATTTCGGGTGAACTGCTCTATTGCGTGGCGGGCTGTGGAACCGGTCAACTAGCTGAGAATCTTGACTTTTCTGGTTGTCCATAAGAGTTCTTCTGTATCTCCAGATTCAAAGTTT
It contains:
- the EPT1 gene encoding Phosphotransferase (COG:I; EggNog:ENOG503NUD8); the protein is MVYVRQERLPALKQYKYSSVDHSLVSKYILKPFYTNVVIKLFPLSMAPNLITLTGFMFVVANFLTLLWYNPTLDQDCPSWVYYSWAAGLFLYQTFDAVDGTQARRTKQSGPLGELFDHGVDALNTSLEVLIFAASQNMGQSWKTVATLFASLLTFYVQTWDEYHTKTLTLGIVNGPVEGILILVGVYALTGYKGGASFWQQGMLAAVGIPQEILGLTIPEGVYNMNFTEWYMVQGTVVLVYNTVESARNVIRARRAKGDKSRYALVGLGPFFAAWGLIVAYLWLQPGILRGHLVPFALFAGLVNAYSVGQMITAHLVKLDFPYWNVMVIPLGFGVVDSLGPLLLKHSPIPGLGWPSALGDGVYQVAYMFCMLGMAVGVYGSFVVDVIVTICDYLDIWCLTIKHPYVPEEEDESNGELKKKN
- the YAP3 gene encoding AP-1-like transcription factor (EggNog:ENOG503NXPQ; COG:K) encodes the protein MDFTHTAYFGGSQPYQFMGIPPPLTPAHSTSVASDDFNTTSPPEVYEQYPNGIPHEQFQNFDNYVQFNPAQTFPGPPTPPGQAPIPAPVQPGPINGAVPQARPPTVEILPLSTIDFDEQSRRQQGSNSEEDDLTPAQSRRKAQNRAAQRAFRERKERHVKDLENRLQQTEQREQETATENERLKKELQQKMTELEILRATSNTNGGGSPGRNSASPVVTGPMSYNPTDFYSNVLQNHANKTPSHRIVTSDSGERLLAAGATWELIISHDLFRRGLVDIGAVSERIKPLAKCDGQGPVFEERAILMAIEQSVASGSDELL